A genomic region of Torulaspora delbrueckii CBS 1146 chromosome 7, complete genome contains the following coding sequences:
- the SAM50 gene encoding SAM complex subunit SAM50 (similar to Saccharomyces cerevisiae SAM50 (YNL026W); ancestral locus Anc_2.304) — MEDIHESSLDERVIELSNSPSKDSQNESLPEQVEQLNYVKELFDKNARSPVNVSAVLVSDCHSVRPEVLQKYMDATILQAANFKQLYEQADTLNLKLIQHGLAENVSQSLDSRGSLRLPMINRHYPSLIYRSQDIPTDMSIIDIISRVNIVPIKRFTAKTGTNIGNGEGDGYLQFQLRNMFGGGEQLKLDITKGTKTHSSYLLDYGQPVTPWWMLNSLLIKNSRQVGNNNSIDLLIRGFRTNLRSNFQEKGAMNHELFYEAEWRTSKVSSLTASDTLLFQAGDDIKCSLGHTLAIDNRDNPIAPSRGSLLKLTNELAIGQFWKGQIEVSQNNSWLKDDFLGSCCTLRSGYIQNLSSSRKPINTFDKFHNGGANDIRSFHIMGLGPKDLYDSIGGDAFVAYGVSFFSRLPIKRWSHSNFRLHWFFNGGKLINHNNAPFTNILEQLASEHSTSVGFGILLRHQVARFELNFTLPLTCHSGDALRKGFQYGIGISFL, encoded by the coding sequence ATGGAAGATATCCATGAGTCAAGCCTCGACGAAAGAGTGATTGAGCTGTCCAATTCGCCTTCTAAAGATTCTCAGAATGAATCACTCCCagaacaagttgaacaattaAATTACGTTAAAGAGCTCTTCGACAAAAATGCAAGGTCACCGGTAAACGTTAGTGCAGTCTTGGTGAGTGATTGCCATTCAGTTCGTCCTGAAGTGTTGCAGAAATACATGGATGCCACTATCCTACAGGCCGCCAATTTTAAACAGCTTTATGAACAGGCAGAcactttgaatttgaagttGATTCAGCATGGTTTGGCTGAAAATGTTTCACAGTCGCTAGATAGTCGAGGATCGCTAAGGTTGCCGATGATTAATCGCCATTATCCTAGTCTCATCTACAGATCGCAGGACATTCCAACCGATATGTCAATAATTGATATCATCTCACGAGTAAATATAGTTCCGATCAAGAGATTTACTGCCAAGACAGGGACTAATATAGGAAATGGTGAAGGTGATggatatcttcaattccaGCTTCGCAATATGTTTGGTGGAGGtgaacaattgaagctGGATATCACAAAAGGTACAAAAACACACTCTTCGTATCTTCTTGATTATGGACAGCCAGTAACACCATGGTGGATGCTCAACTCACTGCTTATTAAGAACTCGAGGCAAGTGGGAAATAATAATTCTATTGACCTGTTAATACGAGGATTTCGCACAAATCTGAGAAGCAATTTCCAAGAGAAAGGTGCAATGAACCACGAGTTATTTTATGAAGCAGAATGGAGAACTTCCAAAGTATCTTCATTAACTGCCTCGGATACATTACTTTTCCAAGCAGGCGACGACATTAAATGTTCCTTGGGACACACTTTAGCTATAGATAATAGAGACAATCCTATTGCTCCATCAAGAGGAAGCTTGCTTAAATTGACGAACGAGTTGGCGATTGGGCAATTTTGGAAAGGTCAAATAGAAGTATCACAGAATAACAGTTGGCTCAAAGATGACTTTCTTGGCTCCTGCTGTACATTGAGATCCGGTTATATTCAGAATCTCAGCTCATCAAGAAAACCGATTAATacttttgacaaatttcaCAATGGTGGAGCAAACGACATTAGAAGTTTCCATATTATGGGGCTAGGGCCAAAGGACCTTTACGACTCTATCGGAGGAGATGCATTCGTCGCATATGGTGTCAGTTTCTTCAGTCGTCTTCCGATTAAAAGATGGTCCCATTCAAATTTCCGTCTTCATTGGTTTTTCAATGGAGGGAAGCTTATCAATCACAACAATGCTCCATTCACCAATATCCTAGAACAACTAGCCTCTGAGCATTCGACGTCCGTAGGGTTTGGTATATTACTAAGACACCAAGTCGCGCGGTTTGAATTGAATTTCACCCTCCCATTAACGTGTCACAGTGGAGATGCCCTAAGGAAGGGATTCCAGTATGGTATCGGAATCTCTTTTTTGTAG
- the TDEL0G02300 gene encoding glycosyltransferase family 15 protein (similar to Saccharomyces cerevisiae KTR7 (YIL085C) and KTR5 (YNL029C); ancestral locus Anc_2.300), with protein MLRVSIKFRRLRDRLMRCNAITLCIVLAIVTVTVVIRGLTNGDEDDWFKFSNEDISAPSDSVFFEGCIDTHEYLRDDQYQKMNASFVMLTRNEELNDVIKSVRSIEEHFNQWFQYPYVFLNDVPFSEEFQTRLRSESRASMEFGTLNKLDWEFPEKIRESFAFQHALNDQGDRGIMYGSEESYHKMCRFYSGLFYKHPLVQKFEWYWRLEPDVEFFCDITYDPFLEMARTNKKYGFTVILPELYWTVANLFRYTRSFIRQNELKVGSLWNLFTENYQILETEDSLLASRVNCDDDVEPRLSEKVAIDHMLDTGNPEDEMGLRYLIGRSKAKAPIQPDKFDDQEYNLCHFWSNFEIARVDVFNNELYNSYFQYLEEQGGFWRERWGDAPVHSLGLGMLLDIEDVHYFRDIGYRHSTIQHCPKNNLHGQLPYTPAEKRFSRHSWNSPSEGFETGTGCRCRCDRRKSDIEDTAFHCMDRWTELLLTDREPPINALEVEQRIKFDYLHSN; from the coding sequence ATGCTGAGGGTGTCGATCAAGTTCCGCAGGTTGCGAGATCGATTGATGCGATGCAACGCGATAACTCTGTGCATTGTTCTAGCGATCGTTACGGTTACTGTGGTGATTCGAGGGCTTACAAACGGAGATGAGGACGATTGGTTCAAGTTCTCGAATGAGGATATCTCTGCTCCATCGGATTctgttttctttgaaggttgTATCGATACGCATGAGTATTTGCGCGATGATCAGTATCAGAAGATGAATGCTTCATTTGTTATGCTGACGAggaatgaagaattgaatgatGTGATAAAAAGTGTTAGAAGTATAGAGGAGCATTTCAACCAATGGTTTCAGTATCCTTATGTTTTTCTTAACGACGTACCGTTTAGTGAAGAGTTCCAGACTAGATTGCGTAGCGAGAGTCGGGCTTCAATGGAGTTTGGAACATTGAACAAACTCGATTGGGAGTTTCCCGAGAAAATACGTGAGTCGTTTGCATTCCAACATGCGCTTAATGACCAAGGTGATCGTGGGATCATGTATGGTAGTGAAGAATCTTACCACAAGATGTGCCGTTTCTATTCGGGACTTTTCTACAAGCATCCGCTAGTGCAGAAATTTGAGTGGTATTGGCGTTTGGAACCCGATGTCGAGTTCTTCTGCGATATAACATATGATCCGTTTTTGGAGATGGCTAGAACCAATAAGAAGTATGGTTTTACAGTGATCTTGCCCGAGCTTTATTGGACAGTAGCAAACTTGTTCCGTTATACACGTAGCTTTATTCGGCAGAACGAACTAAAAGTGGGGTCGCTATGGAATCTATTCACGGAAAACTACCAGATTCTAGAAACAGAAGATTCTTTGTTGGCAAGCAGGGTCAACTGCGATGATGATGTGGAACCCAGACTCTCAGAGAAAGTCGCCATTGACCACATGTTGGATACTGGCAACCCCGAGGATGAAATGGGCCTAAGATACCTAATTGGACGGTCTAAAGCCAAAGCACCGATACAGCCGGACAAGTTTGACGACCAAGAGTACAACTTGTGTCATTTCTGGTCCAATTTTGAGATCGCCAGAGTAGACGTATTCAACAACGAACTATACAATTCTTATTTCCAATACTTGGAAGAACAGGGTGGGTTCTGGCGTGAACGTTGGGGTGATGCACCAGTTCATTCCCTCGGCCTCGGAATGTTACTGGACATCGAAGACGTTCATTATTTCCGCGATATCGGTTACAGACACTCTACAATCCAACACTGCCCAAAAAACAACCTCCATGGTCAACTGCCCTACACTCCAGCCGAAAAACGTTTCTCTCGCCATTCGTGGAACTCTCCAAGTGAAGGTTTCGAAACCGGTACGGGCTGTCGTTGTCGATGCGACCGTCGGAAGTCCGACATAGAAGACACAGCGTTCCATTGTATGGACCGTTGGACAGAATTACTCTTGACAGATCGAGAGCCACCAATAAACGCTCTCGAAGTCGAACAAAGAATCAAATTCGACTACTTGCATTCAAACTAA
- the TRM12 gene encoding tRNA(Phe) (4-demethylwyosine(37)-C(7)) aminocarboxypropyltransferase (similar to Saccharomyces cerevisiae TRM12 (YML005W); ancestral locus Anc_2.302) translates to MPYEILVDDPKLIKTIKNQLEADRCFVKPVYSCGDYRVLRTSITDCTDPRLEGFTTRKYELKEVAEQGIVGFTQRFLERHAVENINELLKCLPLRYTVYTPLLLFNFSKQRSFKHPAWVSFFRDEGEEVKNSYFSDLLRTLFPKEVTHVAINMPIIETDVMRRPFNISPLYGELISPQLHTNDRLWDHPQPSDFDGTVWCHVTQNGIKQFWAPMFTMFSRGNIKEKKRVLDTFVEIQDNDVVDLYAGIGYFTLSYLKRGARNVFCFELNPWSVEALRRGLEANNFEQDRCHIYNESNEWSTQRLKEHSSKLRVRHINLGLLPSSKPGWPLALAIISLQQSLPIVTLHIHENVHINALNDNTFISQALSELKTHNGSYEYSAIHLEKIKTFAPDVWHVCLDVDVHTTL, encoded by the coding sequence ATGCCCTACGAGATCCTGGTGGATGATCCCAAGCTGATCAAGACTATTAAAAACCAGCTCGAAGCTGACCGTTGCTTTGTGAAGCCCGTGTATTCATGCGGCGATTACAGGGTCCTAAGAACATCAATCACCGATTGCACCGATCCACGACTTGAAGGGTTTACTACAAGGAAGTATGAGTTGAAGGAAGTTGCAGAACAGGGTATTGTTGGTTTTACTCAGAGGTTTCTCGAGAGACATGCGGTTGAAAACATTAATGAGTTATTGAAATGTCTTCCCTTGCGCTATACTGTTTACACGCCATTACTgctgttcaatttctcaaagcaGAGGTCATTTAAACACCCAGCATGGGTATCTTTCTTCCGTGACGAGGGTGAAGAAGTCAAGAATTCATATTTTAGTGATTTACTCAGAACTTTATTCCCAAAAGAAGTGACTCATGTGGCCATCAACATGCCCATCATTGAGACCGATGTAATGCGTCGACCGTTCAACATTTCGCCACTTTATGGTGAACTTATATCGCCGCAATTGCACACAAATGACCGACTATGGGACCACCCCCAACCAAGCGACTTTGATGGCACTGTGTGGTGCCACGTTACACAGAATGGGATTAAGCAATTCTGGGCTCCAATGTTCACCATGTTCAGCAGGGGTAACATTAAAGAGAAGAAGCGAGTACTCGATACGTTTGTTGAGATTCAAGACAACGATGTGGTCGACTTATACGCTGGAATTGGCTATTTTACACTCAGCTATCTTAAGCGTGGGGCCCGAAATGTATTCTGCTTCGAGTTAAACCCATGGAGCGTTGAAGCGCTACGCAGAGGCCTTGAAGCCAATAATTTCGAACAAGACAGGTGTCACATCTACAACGAGTCAAATGAATGGAGCACACAGAGGCTAAAGGAAcattcttcgaaattaAGAGTGCGGCACATCAATTTGGGTCTTCTTCCCTCTAGCAAGCCCGGTTGGCCTTTGGCACTTGCCATAATCTCATTACAACAATCTCTCCCGATTGTGACACTCCATATCCATGAAAATGTTCACATCAATGCACTCAATGATAACACATTCATTTCACAAGCCCTAAGCGAGCTCAAGACCCACAATGGGTCTTATGAGTATTCAGCGATCCATCTagagaagatcaagacGTTTGCACCCGACGTGTGGCACGTTTGCCTCGATGTAGACGTTCATACTACCTTATAG
- the CRZ1 gene encoding DNA-binding transcription factor CRZ1 (similar to Saccharomyces cerevisiae CRZ1 (YNL027W); ancestral locus Anc_2.303), whose product MSNAHGDIAANDPDKGGESHEGLGRNGRKKLEVNIPDLSSFGFEMGSQDDYMKEYSQSGDGQTVFRRQLDAGNEVLFSPSSSSSQRQVVTPTLKVEHHDDDVWANLMASSSVNVEELKAQSNSQQRSFLNILPTDHDAGDPYKSDLEAEYASPSYHTPGVYAPDPAISPAMSYLTTGDDELDDLLSVHSGTSAQSIALPMSASGYKHVTNVDELDDLLAQSSGQFDDELNEYVPASNKFQQSPSQLPPVISVQEFQEQPSTNFGGPMSSPTLDEQSFQEAAQRLDATLLCPKDTDTSHEEMRNGRIARRRASHGSRASSRSSVRSRSMSPDEKARSLSEDSARLLLMADLQPNTPKEYAKSESVSPLGDGETLQNLSGNTKRRLSQKNPAMFACELCDKRFTRPYNLKSHLRTHTNERPFICSSCGKAFARQHDRKRHEDLHTGKKRYVCGGHLKDGTAWGCGKKFARSDALGRHFKTESGRKCILPLYEEASREKRPLDLKDLTE is encoded by the coding sequence ATGTCGAACGCACACGGGGATATCGCCGCTAATGACCCCGATAAGGGCGGTGAAAGCCATGAAGGACTGGGAAGGAATGGCAGAAAGAAGCTAGAGGTCAATATACCAGACCTCTCGAGTTTTGGGTTTGAAATGGGATCTCAGGACGATTACATGAAGGAATATTCACAATCAGGTGATGGACAAACGGTATTCAGGCGTCAACTGGATGCTGGAAATGAAGTTTTGTTTTCTCCGTCTTCTAGTTCATCGCAGAGACAGGTTGTGACTCCCACTCTGAAAGTAGAGCACCATGATGACGACGTCTGGGCTAATTTAATGGCATCCTCTTCGGTCAACgtcgaagagttgaaaGCTCAATCAAATTCACAACAAAGGAGcttcttgaatattttaCCGACAGATCACGATGCTGGGGACCCTTACAAGAGTGACTTAGAAGCCGAATATGCTTCACCAAGTTACCATACGCCAGGGGTATATGCACCCGACCCGGCAATCTCCCCGGCGATGTCCTATTTAACCACTGGTGATGACgagcttgatgatttgCTTAGTGTGCATTCAGGGACCAGTGCGCAGTCCATAGCGCTACCGATGAGTGCTAGTGGATATAAACATGTTACGAATGTTGACGAATTAGATGATTTGCTGGCCCAATCAAGTGGTcagtttgatgatgaacttaACGAGTATGTTCCAGCTAGTAACAAATTTCAGCAGAGCCCATCACAACTACCACCTGTAATATCTGTTCAAGAGTTTCAAGAACAGCCCTCTACGAATTTTGGTGGTCCAATGTCATCTCCGACTTTAGATGAACAATCGTTCCAGGAGGCTGCACAACGGCTAGACGCAACTTTGCTCTGCCCCAAAGATACAGATACAAGTCATGAAGAGATGCGAAACGGACgaattgcaagaagaagggcGTCACATGGCTCAAGAGCTTCTTCCAGATCATCAGTACGAAGTCGTAGCATGTCGCCAGATGAGAAAGCTCGCTCCTTGAGTGAGGATAGTGCTAGGCTATTGCTGATGGCAGATTTGCAACCAAATACGCCAAAAGAATATGCCAAGAGTGAAAGCGTAAGCCCTTTGGGTGATGGCGAGACTTTACAAAACCTATCCGGGAATACAAAGAGGCGACTGTCTCAAAAGAACCCTGCCATGTTTGCTTGTGAACTATGCGATAAGCGTTTCACAAGACCGTACAATCTGAAATCTCACCTCCGAACGCACACTAACGAAAGACCATTCATCTGTTCAAGCTGTGGCAAGGCGTTCGCAAGGCAGCACGATAGAAAGAGACATGAAGATCTGCATACGGGTAAGAAAAGGTATGTCTGCGGTGgtcatttgaaagatggcACCGCTTGGGGATGTGGTAAGAAATTCGCTAGGAGTGATGCTCTAGGTAGACATTTCAAGACCGAAAGCGGAAGAAAATGCATCCTTCCACTGTATGAGGAGGcttcaagagagaagaGACCTCTAGATTTAAAAGATCTAACTGAATAG
- the HHF2 gene encoding histone H4 (similar to Saccharomyces cerevisiae HHF2 (YNL030W); ancestral locus Anc_2.299) gives MSGRGKGGKGLGKGGAKRHRKILRDNIQGITKPAIRRLARRGGVKRISGLIYEEVRAVLKTFLESVIRDAVTYTEHAKRKTVTSLDVVYALKRQGRTLYGFGG, from the coding sequence ATGTCTGGTAGAGGAAAAGGTGGTAAAGGTCTAGGAAAAGGTGGTGCCAAGCGTCATAGAAAGATCCTTAGAGATAACATTCAAGGTATCACCAAGCCAGCTATCAGAAGATTGGCTAGAAGAGGTGGTGTCAAGCGTATATCCGGTTTGATTTACGAAGAAGTTAGAGCTGTCTTGAAGactttcttggaatctGTTATTAGAGATGCTGTCACTTACACAGAACACGCTAAGAGAAAGACTGTCACTTCTCTTGATGTTGTGtatgctttgaagagacaaGGTAGAACCTTGTATGGTTTCGGTGGTTAG
- the AIM19 gene encoding Aim19p (similar to Saccharomyces cerevisiae YIL087C; ancestral locus Anc_2.297), producing MENPQETTGLLDESPAWHNLYQYTMTAYPAALNSALLLATPAISPALESPQSVAGRTGLLTALQRPRYLGPSNRTALLFGAAQALGAWMIYDGDLESGSGFLGAWSALYMIVGGRGSVKALRYGRVWPLLVTTLTGANAYLYGRRFITNGFT from the coding sequence ATGGAGAACCCTCAGGAGACTACAGGGTTGCTCGATGAGAGTCCCGCTTGGCATAATCTTTATCAGTATACTATGACTGCCTATCCCGCTGCCTTAAACAGTGCTCTGTTGCTGGCTACCCCAGCTATCTCCCCAGCTTTGGAGAGCCCTCAATCTGTGGCAGGTAGGACCGGTTTGCTTACTGCATTGCAAAGACCTCGTTATTTGGGTCCTTCAAACCGTACTGCTTTACTGTTTGGTGCAGCCCAGGCACTGGGGGCATGGATGATTTACGATGGTGATTTGGAGAGTGGTTCAGGGTTTCTAGGGGCCTGGTCAGCTCTTTACATGATTGTTGGAGGTCGTGGGTCAGTGAAGGCATTACGTTATGGTCGTGTGTGGCCCCTATTAGTCACAACGTTGACCGGTGCCAATGCCTATTTATATGGTCGTAGGTTTATCACTAACGGGTTTACATAG
- the SDS3 gene encoding Sds3p (similar to Saccharomyces cerevisiae SDS3 (YIL084C); ancestral locus Anc_2.301) — protein sequence MSQKQLNQELSRKDKRRHNIESKVGKIQHSFVIDKDIHYKNRLTALQTNLTTLHQGNNWSYLRKLRDLEESRDLELVRLRLFEEYRVSRSSIEFQEDIETARQEHERLVKLCKEKLYETIEQKIKQLQEDRLLMDVANAHSYAMDYNRTKYQKYTRSHTTSGWESSSNELNRDSPSESATDTGTERRSLRKRAATKGANGPSRLANPIEESDFQTNSSTSALPLTNGNGPSRQPTTDMRTDATSDADLFQNVSDYGDLQALLFGEKDQDKANDKKKHRTSQRYTAKAAPPLQSLNPDEVTEDIAFIRQLSGQPPAPFKSRIIE from the exons ATGAGTCAGAAACAGCTCAATCAGGAAC TGTCTCGAAAGGATAAGAGAAGACATAACATCGAGTCCAAAGTGGGCAAGATACAGCATAGTTTCGTTATAGACAAGGATATTCATTATAAGAACCGCCTAACTGCTTTGCAGACCAATTTGACCACTTTGCATCAAGGCAATAATTGGTCCTATTTGCGCAAACTACGTGATTTAGAGGAGTCGCGAGACTTGGAACTCGTTAGACTGCGTCTTTTCGAGGAGTACAGAGTTTCCCGGTCAAGTATTGAGTTTCAGGAGGATATTGAGACCGCCAGACAAGAGCATGAAAGACTGGTGAAGTTGTGCAAAGAGAAATTGTATGAAACCATTGAGCAAAAGATTAAGCAGTTACAAGAGGATAGACTGCTCATGGACGTAGCCAATGCTCACTCGTATGCAATGGATTATAACAGGACAAAATATCAGAAATACACAAGAAGTCATACGACCAGTGGATGGGAATCATCATCGAATGAACTTAACAGAGACTCCCCTAGTGAGAGTGCTACCGACACTGGGACTGAACGCAGGTCACTGCGCAAAAGGGCAGCAACCAAGGGTGCCAATGGACCTTCAAGATTGGCCAATCCTATCGAAGAATCCGACTTTCAAACAAACTCGTCCACCAGTGCTCTTCCACTAACAAACGGCAATGGCCCTTCAAGACAGCCCACAACTGACATGCGAACTGATGCCACCTCGGACGCAGATCTGTTCCAAAACGTCAGCGACTATGGCGATCTACAAGCCTTGCTATTTGGTGAGAAGGACCAAGATAAAGCCAATGACAAGAAAAAACACAGAACTTCGCAGAGATATACAGCGAAAGCAGCTCCACCGTTACAATCTTTAAATCCAGACGAGGTCACCGAGGACATAGCGTTCATTAGGCAGCTGAGTGGTCAACCACCAGCTCCGTTTAAGAGTCGTATTattgagtga
- the HHT2 gene encoding histone H3 (similar to Saccharomyces cerevisiae HHT2 (YNL031C); ancestral locus Anc_2.298) → MARTKQTARKSTGGKAPRKQLASKAARKSAPSTGGVKKPHRYKPGTVALREIRRFQKSTELLIRKLPFQRLVREIAQDFKTDLRFQSSAIGALQESVEAYLVSLFEDTNLAAIHAKRVTIQKKDIKLARRLRGERS, encoded by the coding sequence ATGGCTAGAACTAAGCAAACAGCAAGAAAATCCACTGGTGGTAAAGCACCAAGAAAGCAACTAGCCTCTAAGGCAGCCAGAAAATCTGCTCCATCTACCGGTGGTGTTAAGAAGCCTCACAGATATAAGCCAGGTACTGTTGCTTTGAGAGAAAttagaagatttcaaaaatctaCTGAACTATTGATTAGAAAATTGCCTTTCCAAAGATTGGTCAGAGAGATTGCTCAAGATTTCAAGACCGATTTGAGATTCCAATCTTCTGCCATCGGTGCCCTACAGGAATCTGTCGAAGCCTACCTAGTGTCTCTATTCGAAGACACCAATTTGGCTGCTATTCACGCAAAGCGTGTGACTATTCAAAAGAAGGACATCAAGCTTGCTAGAAGACTAAGAGGTGAGCGTTCTTAG
- the CAB2 gene encoding phosphopantothenate--cysteine ligase CAB2 (similar to Saccharomyces cerevisiae YIL083C; ancestral locus Anc_2.305) — protein sequence MTPNPSRINDDHKRHKIHSSITEISHAIDRSISEAVFPIAQTSDEDRYFLTNPRPPYLDDLIHEAQAFINLQHSLKRERIVLVTSGGTTVPLENNTVRFIDNFSAGTRGASSAEQFLANGYSVIFLHREFSLTPYNRSFTHNVDVNFLDYIDSNGCIKPEYMQNVLEKKELYEKYTIQEKKLLLLPFTTVNQYLWSLKSIAKLLNSTGSLFYLAAAVSDFFVPYSRLPQHKIQSRDYGGETPAQDCNSTTTPDGKLIVNLDPVPKFLRRLVEAWARQAMIVSFKLETDNAILIKKATQALDRYNHQLVIGNLLQTRNKEVVFVSQENRKGDWVKLNDSHSVIEEMIIPEVIKYHNNWIKSQEN from the coding sequence ATGACTCCCAATCCAAGTAGGATAAATGATGACCACAAAAGACATAAAATCCATTCGTCAATAACGGAAATTTCTCATGCCATTGATCGTTCCATAAGCGAAGCTGTTTTCCCCATCGCACAAACTTCCGATGAAGATCGCTACTTTTTAACTAATCCAAGGCCTCCTTACCTGGATGATTTGATTCATGAAGCACAagctttcatcaatttaCAGCATTCTTTGAAGCGTGAAAGAATTGTTCTTGTCACTTCTGGTGGTACTACAGTTCCATTGGAGAATAATACAGTCAGGTTTATCGATAATTTCTCTGCTGGAACTCGTGGGGCCTCAAGTGCTGAACAATTTTTGGCTAATGGTTACAGTGTGATTTTCCTACACAGGGAATTCTCTTTGACTCCTTACAATAGATCATTTACTCATAACGTTGATGTAAACTTCCTCGATTATATCGACTCTAATGGATGTATTAAGCCTGAATACATGCAGAATGTCttagagaagaaggaacTATATGAAAAATACACTATACAGGAAAAAAAATTGCTACTCTTACCATTCACTACTGTTAATCAGTACTTGTGGTCATTAAAGAGTATTGCAAAATTACTAAACTCTACTGGAAGTCTATTTTATCTTGCTGCTGCTGTAAGTGATTTTTTCGTTCCTTACTCTAGGTTGCCTCAGCACAAGATTCAATCAAGGGACTATGGTGGTGAAACTCCAGCTCAGGATTGTAATTCAACCACTACTCCTGATGGTAAATTGATTGTCAATTTGGATCCCGTTCCCAAATTCCTCAGAAGATTGGTCGAAGCATGGGCCAGGCAGGCAATGATCGTTTCGTTCAAATTGGAGACTGATAATGCtatcttgatcaagaaagccACTCAAGCACTAGATCGTTACAATCACCAATTGGTTATCGGTAATCTTTTGCAAACAAGAAACAAAGAAGTGGTTTTTGTTAGTCAAGAGAATAGGAAAGGCGATTGGGTCAAATTAAATGATTCACATTCCGTTattgaagagatgattATCCCAGAAGTGATAAAATACCACAATAATTGGATAAAATCTCAGGAAAATTAA